A DNA window from Setaria viridis chromosome 2, Setaria_viridis_v4.0, whole genome shotgun sequence contains the following coding sequences:
- the LOC117842436 gene encoding dehydration-responsive element-binding protein 1B, with protein MDTPSPPPSSAEQEEYRTVWSAPPKKPAGRTKFRETRHPVFRGVRRRGQAGAGRWVCELRVPGRRGSRLWLGTFATPELAARAHDAAAIALSGRAACLNFADSAWLLPPLMPAALASAREVRDAVAEAIGAFRRRSEESASAAASPAAETTADEDEEGSGSSGATPSLDVTFELDDMFRFGGMVDSGSYYESLAQGLLVDAPAAAGAGAWWEDVEHGTVDIALWSY; from the coding sequence ATGGacacgccctcgccgccgccgtcgtccgcgGAGCAAGAGGAGTACCGGACGGTGTGGTCGGCGCCGCCCAagaagccggcggggcggaccaAGTTCCGGGAGACGCGGCACCCGGTGTTCCGCGGCGTGCGGCGCCGCGGccaggcgggggcggggcggtggGTGTGCGAGCTGCGCGtcccggggcggcgcggctcgaggctctggctcggcaccttcgCCACGCCCGAgctggcggcgcgcgcgcacgacgccgccgccatcgctctctccggccgcgccgcctgcctCAACTTCGCCGACTCCGCGTGGCTGCTCCCGCCGCTGATGCCCGCGGCGCTGGCCAGCGCGCGCGAGGTCAGGGACGCGGTCGCCGAGGCCATCGGGGCGTTCCGGCGGCGCTCGGAGGagtcggcatcggcggcggcatcgccaGCGGCGGAGACGACGGcagacgaggacgaggagggcaGTGGCTCTTCTGGCGCAACGCCGTCGCTGGACGTCACGTTCGAGCTCGACGACATGTTCAGATTCGGCGGCATGGTTGATTCCGGATCGTACTACGAGAGCTTGGCGCAGGGGCTGCTCGTggacgcgccggccgccgccggagcgggAGCGTGGTGGGAGGACGTCGAGCATGGCACCGTTGACATCGCACTGTGGAGCTACTAG